The Mesoterricola silvestris sequence TCCACGGAGACGCTGGGGTCCTGGGCGCTGGCCGAGCTGTGCAGGATGATGTTGACCCCGGAATTCTTGCTGAGCTGCTGGAAGATCTCCCGCAGGCTGGTCTTCCGGGTGAAGTTGAGGTCCATGCCCTCCAGGGAGCGGGGGTTGATGGGCAGGGCGGGCTTGGCTTCGGCGCGCTGCCGGGCCTCCTCGACGCTGCCCTCCTTCTCCTCGATGGCGCGCTGGCGGGCCGCGGCTTCCTCCAGGCGGTTCATCCAGTCCACGGCCACCTGGTTGGAGGGGTCCAGCACCACCGCCGAAGCCACCTCGCGCCGCACCTCGTCCACCCGGCCCTGCTTCTTGGCTTCCCGGGCCTTGACCAGGTGGGCCTCGGCGGCCAGCGGCGCGGTCTTGCGGAAGCCGATCTTGGCCTGGATGTTGCCGGGATCCTTGTTGAGGATCTGGCGGTACTGGGCGAGGGCCTCTTCGTACTTGCCCTCGTCGAAGGAGGCCTGGGCCTTGTGGAGGGCGCAGCCCAGGGCGAAGACCAGGGACAGCGTGACCGCGAGCGTCCGGGCCAGGTGATCGATGGTGGGTCGAAGGGTTCGCATCTTATCCTTCCGGTGGGTTTCAGAATTCATTGGCCGGTCCTGACCCGGCGCCGCCGCGGATCTCCACGGCGTCGATCCGGAACTTGATGTCCCCGAACTTCACGTTCTGGAATTCCGCGAAGGCCTCCGTGACCTTCACGAGGCGCCACTGGGGGTTGAAGAGGTCGCCCTCCTTGAAGGTGACGGGTTCGTCGCCCTTCATGAACGCCCCCAGGCGCCCGGACTTCTTCGTGCCCAGGTAGCCCAGGAAGCGGAGGCCCTGGGGCTTGCTTCCGGTCTGCCGGGCCCGTTCCGCGGCCAGGGCCTGGGCCGCGAGCTGCTCGGCGGTGGGCGGCGGGGGCGGCGGCGGCGGGGGCGGCGGGGGCGGAGGCGGCGGCGGGGGGCCCTCGAAGAGGAAGAGGTCCCGCAGCATGCGGTCCTCCGTGGGCAGTTCCCCGGCCTTGTCCAGCTTGTTCAGGTCGGGCAGCTTCTGGAGCTCCCGGGCCTGCCGGTCGCCCAGGGCCGCCGCGGCGGCGCGCCGGGCCTCGGCGCCCTTGGGGGCGGCGGCGGGGGTCGCGGCGGGCCACAGGTACCACACCAGAACGGCCAGGGCCACCAGGGCGCCCTGCACCCGGCGGTTGGACTTCAGGTCCTGGAGCATGGCCTTGGCGTCGGTGCCCTTGAGGCCTTTCGTGGGCTCGCTCATGCTCCCTCCCCGGGTTCCAGGGCCGAGCCCGGCGCCTGGCGGAAGGCCCTCAGGACCACCGTCAGGTGGGCCCCTTCGGGGCTTTCATCCAGCTTGGCGCTCACCACCGCGAAGGGCAGCTTGCCGCCTTCCAGGGCCAGCATGAAGGTCTTCAGGCTCTTGAAGAGGCCCGTGACGGTGAACTCCACGTCCACGGACTCCAGCAGGCTGCCCTTGGCGCCCTCCCTGCTGGGGGCGCCGTACTTCACGGACACCAGGCGGACCCCGTGTTTCTGGCTCAGCTCGAAGAGGGTCTGGCTGAGCTTCCAGTGGAGCTGGCCGATGCTTTCGGCCGGCATGTTGCGCAGGAGCTCGTCCAGGGCCCGGCGGTCGGCGCGGATGCGGTCGGCCTCGGCCTGGTAGGCCTTGAGCTCGGCGCTCTTGCGCTCCAGGTCCCGGGAGGCGTCCTGGGCGGCCTTCACGCTGCGGCCCCGGCGCTGGGAGGCGTCGGGCAGGACGAAGAGGAGGATGGCGAGGCCCAGGAAGGCCATGACGCCGCCGCCGGCGAGGCGGAAGGTGCTGGACCGCAGCGGGGTGATCATTCCTCACCTCCGCCGGTGGGCCGGGGCCTGGACCGGGGGAACCGGGGGGCCCGGATGGGGCTGGGGTTCAGCTCGCCCGGGTTGCCGGTCATCCCGGGCTGGGTGGGGGGGCGCACCGGCGGCGTCATGGTCTGCGCGGGCGCGGGGCGGGGCGCCGTGGGGACCGGCGCGGGGCGCGGGGCCGCGGGGGCCGGGGCGGCCTTGGCGGTCTTGGACTGGGGACCGAATTTGGGCAGGGGCTTGTAGGGGGGCGGCACGGAGAGGACGGCCAGGGTGTATTCGAAATCCACGCCGCCGCCCTGGCGGTCCGATTCCCGCTCCAGGATCACCTGCTCGAAGAAGGGGTTCTTCTGGAGGGACTCCACCAGGGCGGCCTCCGCCTCCCGGGTGCGGGCCTCGCCCCGGACCTTCACCTGGACCTTCTGGTCCTGGCCGCGGGTGCGCTGCAGGGACTTGAAACGCACATCGGGCACCATGCTCCGCTCCAGTTCGGCCGTGAGGCGCGACCAGGGCAGGCTCCGCTCCGTGAAGATGCGTTCGGCCAGGCGCCACCGGGGCAGTTCCCGGGCCACGTCGATGGAACGGAGCTCGTCCATGACCTTGCGCTGGGAATCCTCGGTGAGCCGCGTGCGGGCGTTGGTGGCCACGGTGAGCCTGCCGGCCTTGGCGGCCTGCTGGTAGGCCCTCAGGGTGAGGCCCAGGGCGCCGGCCAGGACCAGTCCGCCGGCGGTCAGGGCCGCCCAGCCGATGAGCGCGTGGTTGAGGCGCCACAGGGTGCTGGGGGGGGCGAGGTCGAGCTTGAGCGTCGGAACGGCCATCAGAGCGCCTCCTGGGCCGGGATTTCGGGCTGGAGGATCCGGGTGGGGATGGAGCTGTCGGGCCAGGTGGGGGCCCCCCACACCAGGACTTCCTGGGGCGGGCGGGAATCCCGCTGGAGGTAGGCGGAGGAGGGCAGCACCCGCTCCTGGATCCAGGTCTCGGCGGTGGCGGGCTCCGTCCACTGCCGCAGGAGGGCCAGGTTGCGTCCCCAGGAGGCCAGGGTGCCCGTGTAGGTGTCCTGGCCCGCCGGGCACAGGGACAGCAGCATGCCGGGGACCTCGCGGCTGGAGGCCAGCCGGTTGTAGAGCCAGAGCCAGCGGGGGACGAGGCTGCGGATGGGGCGGCCCAGGGTGAGGGAGGCCTGGAGCCAGGCCTCCCGGGTGGCCTCCGCGATGCCCGCCAGGAGCCACGCGTTCTCGCCCAGGGACAGGGCCTGCACGGCCTGGGGCTCCTCCAGGGCCAGGCTCTGGTTGAAGCGCCACTTGAAGAAGGCCTCCCGGGCCTCGGCGCCCGGGGGCACCTCCACGATGTCCCGGATCAGGAGGGACGGGATCCAGGCGTCGTCCACCACCCAGTGGGTGGGGCCCGCGGGGAGGCCCTCCAGCGCCATGACCAGCACGTCCTGGGTGACGGGGCCCGACAGGCTCCGGGACTGGCCTCCGGCGTGGATGCGGTGGGGCTCCAGCCACACCACGGACGCCGTCCTGGTGCCCAGGGTCAGGGCACTCATTTGTCAGGTCCCCCATTGACACTGTTTACGACTGGGGGGGTGGTTCCACGGTTCATCGGCAAGGGAGCTCCGGCTTTGGGCGAATCGACCCCCATAGTATCCCCGGGATTGGCGATTCCCAAGGGCGGGGGCGGCGTCGTCCCTAATTTTTCACCAGGGGCGCCCCTTCGGGGCCCGGTTCTGGCGGGGGAAGAGGTTCAGGGTCACCGGGGAAACCCCCGGGCGGCCCCGGTCCGGGGTCCCGGCAGGGGCCGGGGCCGACCTCCGGCGTGGACGGGATGCGGTTCCAGCCATACCATGGAAGCTTGTGCACCTCCCCGAGCCATGACGTTCCTTTCTTGGGGTAATTATAATCTATTAATTGCTGGCGCCAGGGAGAAGGTGGGGCGGCAAGCGCCCTGGGGTTTGCCGTTGGACGTCAGGGGTTTCTCAGGAGTAAGTGGCGCGTCAGACCAGGTGGTTCCCCGGTTGAGAGGGTTCGTTTGCGGTTAATTGCACTGGAAGTTAACGGGTTCAAGTCCTTCGCCGACCCCCAGAAGCTCAGCTTCCCGGTGGGGATGACGGCGGTGGTGGGGCCCAACGGATGCGGGAAATCCAACATCTCGGACGCCCTGGCCTGGGTCCTGGGCGAGCAGCGGGCCACCCTGCTGCGCGGGGCGGAGATGGCGGACGTGATCTTCGCGGGCACCGGGCAGCGCAAGCCCATGGGCATGGCCGAGGTGAAGCTCACCCTGGAGATGCCCGACCCCGGCCACCCCGGCTCCGTGCGGGAGGTGGTCATCAGCCGCCGGCTCTACCGGGACACCGGCAGCGAATACCGCATCAACGGCCGGGAATGCCGCCTCAAGGACGTGTCCGACCTGCTCATGGACACGGGCATGGGCACCCGGGCCTATTCCTTCATCCAGCAGGGGCAGATCGACCTGATCCTCTCCTCCAAGCCCAAGGACCGGCGCTCCCTCCTGGAGGAGGCCGCGGGCATCACCCGGTACAAGCTGCGCCGCACCGACGCCGAGCGCCGCCTGGAGGAGACCCGCGCCAACCTCCTCCGGCTGGACGACATCCTCTTCGAGCTCACCAAGCAGCAGGAGTCCCTCAAGCGCCAGGCCGCCAAGGCCCGCCGGGCCCAGGAGCTCGACGTGGCCATCAAGGCCACCCAGCGCATCCTGCTGGCCGGCAAGGCCTCGGAACTGGAGGAGGCCAAGGAGCGCATCCTGGAGAACCTGGACGCCCTGGAGCGGCGCATCGCCGCCCTGACCGCCCAGGCCTCGGAGAAATCCTCCGAGGTGGAGGGCCTGCGCCTGGCCCTGGACGAACTGAACCACCGCCAGGAAAAGCGTGCCCGGGCCGTCATGGGCCTGGACCAGCGCCTGGGCCTCCTGGACCAGGACCGGGGGTTCCAGGGGGAGCGCATCCGGGAATCGGAGCAGACCGCCGCCCTCCTCCAGGGGCGCCTGGACGAGCTTTCCGCGCGCTCGGGCGACACCGAGGCGGAGACGGTGCGCCTCCAGGAGGCCCTGAAGGCGGCGGAGACGGCCCTGGAGGCCCGGGACGGGCTGGTGGCCGAAGCCGAGGAGGCCGTGGCCCTGGCCGGGGGCGCCCTGCGCCACATCGAAGCCGAGCTCAAGGAACTGCGGGCCCGCCGGGTGGAAGCCGAGCGGGAGGCCCTGGCCGCCCAGCGCCGGCGCCAGGGCGTGCTCCAGGAGATCGCCCAGCGTTCGGGGCGCCTGGACAACCTCAACCATGAGGAGGCCATCCGCGCCCCCCGCCTGGAGGCGCTGGAGGCCGATGTCCTGCGCCTGGGCCGGGAGGAGGAGGGGGCTTCGGGCCGACTGGAGCAGATGGAGGAGGCCGTGCAGGTGCAGGGCCGGATCCGCCAGGAGACCGCCGACGCCCACCGCGCCGCCGCCGCGGCCCTGCGCGAGGCCGAAGGGGCCCTGGAGGCCCAGGAACTGCGCATGCGCCAGCTGGGCGACCTGCTGCGGGACGCGGCCGGCGCGGGCGATCAGCGCAGGGCGCTGGAGTGGCTCCGGGCCAAGGGCGTGGTCCCCACGGCCTTCGTGGACGCGGTCACCGTGGAGGACGAGCGCCTCCCGCACATCGAACGCCTCCTGGGCGCCTGGATCCAGACCGTGGACCTGGGCGGGGCCCCCGGCGCCTGGGAGGCCCCGGGGCAGCTCCTCTTCAGCGGGGGGGGCGCCGCGGACCCCGTCCCCGCCCCGGAGGGCGCCGTGGCCCTGCGGGACGCGGTGAAGTGGCGCCCCGGCCGGGCCCGGCCCCTGGAGGGGCTCCTGAACCGCGCCTTCGCGTGCGCCGACGCGGACCTGGCGGACCTGGCCCGGGCCCATCCGGAATGGGCCTTCGTTTCGCCGGCCCTGGTGAAGCTGCCCTTCGGCCCCGTGCAGGCCGGCGTGGCCGCGCCGGCGGCGTCGCCCCTGAAGCTCCGGCAGGAGTTCGAGGCCGCCAAGGCGTCCCGGGAGGAGGGGCTGGACCGGGTGGAGACCCTGGAATCCGCCGTGAAGACCGCCGACTACCGCATGCGGGAGGCCGCGGACCACTTCAAGGAGATGGACGAGGACCACATCGCCGCCCGGCGCGTGGTGGAGGATCTCAAGGGCCGCAGGGCTTCGGCGGCCGCGCAGCTGCGCGAGATCAAGGAGGCCCAGGAGCGCGCCGATGCCCAGTGGGAGCAGCTGGAGGCGGAGATCGCCGCGCTGCAGGCGCAGCTGCGCGACCTGGAGGCGCCGGCGGAAAACCCCGAGGAGGCCCTCCTGGTGGAGGCGGTGCATGCCGCCGACGCCCGGCGCGCCGAGGCCCAGAAGGCCCTGGACGACCGCCGGGAGACCCTGGTGGAGGCCTCGCGCATGCGGGGGTCGGCCTGGTCCGAACGGGACGCCGTGCAGCGCCACCTGCAGCAGCTCCAGCGGGGGGTGTACGACCTGGAGGCCGAGAAGGGCCGCGTCCAGGCGGACCTCGCCCTGAGCGCGGACAAGGCGGCCCAGGCGAGCGCTCGCATGGCCGAACTGGAGGTGGAAGCGCACCGCCTGCTGGAGGAGCGCCAGACCCTGGTGGAGGAGCAAGCCGCCGCCTTGCCGGGCATCGAGACCGCCCAGGAGTTCCTCCGGGTGCAGGAGCGCGGCGCCCGGGAACTGGCCCAGGCCCTGGAGAACGCCCGCCAGCTGCACCAGGAGTCCCTGCTGCAGGGCGCCCAGGTGCAGGGCAGCATGGAGGCCATGTCCCGGGAGATCGAGCTGGCGCTGGGCTTCACGGTGCCCGATTTCCTCGCGTCCATCTCGGACGAGGAGAAGGAGGCCTGGGCCCTGGGCGAGCTGGTGCACCAGACGCGCATGCAGGAGCTGCAGAGCAAGCGCCTGGACCTGGGCGGCGTGAACCCCCTGGCCATCCAGGAGCTGCAGGAGGCCGAGGACCGGCTGGCCTTCATGAACGAGCAGCGGCGCGACGTCACGGAGGCCATCGGGAACCTGGAGGCCACCATCCGCGAGATCAACGCCACCAGCGAGGAGCGTTTCCGCGAGGCGTTCGAGTTCATCAACACGCGGTTCCACGAGGTGTTCCGGGAGGCCTTCGGCGGCGGCGCGGCCACGCTCATCCTGCAGGATCCCAAGGATCTCCTGGAGTGCGGCATCGAGATCACCGCCCAGCCCCCTGGCAAGAGCGCCAAGGCCCTGACCCTCCTGAGCGGCGGCGAGAAGGCCCTGACCGCCATCTCGCTCCTGTTCGCCATCTTCCACTACAAGCCCAGCCCCTTCTGCGTGCTGGACGAGGTGGACGCGCCCCTGGACGAGGCCAACGTGGGGCGCTTCGCGGGGATGGTGCAGCGCATGAAGGAAGGCACCCAGTTCATCGTCATCACCCACCAGAAGCCCACCATGGTGGCCGCGGACACGCTGTACGGCGTGACCATGGAGGAGATGGGCGTTTCGAGGCTGGTGAGCGTGCAGCTGCGGGAGGCGGCCCAGCTGGTTTGAGATGGTCATGGATTTGTCATGAGAGGTTTTGGGCACCTTCGGGTTGTCAACACGAAAGAAACCGGAAAGTGTGGAAAACTAATTGATGGTTGATTTATTCAACCCTCGGCGACCCGCTGGGCTATTTATTGAAAACTAAGGCACTAAGCCCTTCGTATCCGGGACCGCGCATCCCCATCCGGCGGTGACCCGGGCTGGATTCCCGGGCCTTTTGGCCGGAAATCCACAAGGTTTTCCACACGCCGCCCGGACACCCCCCGCGTAACGGTTTCGTAAACCTCTTGAAAACGTGTTGTTGCAAGGGCTCCCGGGGCCGTCCCGGACCCTTTTTTCCAGGGCGGGGGAATTCGATTCATTTTTCGCCTTGACGGGTCCCCGGGCCGGGGTGGCCGGCGCCGGTTACAGTCGTTACATGGCCAAGATCTCCTCCCACTACGAATGCACCGCCTGTGGCGCCCGTTTTCCCCAGCCCATGGGCAAGTGCGGGGCCTGCGGAGGGTTCGGAACCATCGAAGAGGTGCGGGGCGCCCTGAAGAAGGACCTCGCCCGGGCCCGCAGCGCCTTTTCCCAGAGCACCTACCAGGAGCCGGTGTCCCTGCTGTCCGTGGAGATCAGCGAGGACAGCCGCGCCGCCACGGGGCTTCCCGAACTGGACCGGGTCCTGGGCGGGGGCGTGGTGCCGGGCATGGTGGTGCTCCTGGGGGGCGAGCCCGGCATCGGCAAGTCCACGCTGGTGCTCCAGTGGGCGGCCGCCTGCGGCGGCGGCGTGCTCTACGCCAGCGGCGAGGAGAGCGAGCGCCAGATCAAGCTGCGCGCCCAGCGCCTGGGCGCCGAGAGCCCCGCCATCCACCTCTTCGCCGAGACCGATGTGCGCCGGATCCTGGAAGCCGCGGACCGCATGAGGCCCGCGCTGCTCCTGGTGGATTCCATCCAGACCCTCTTCGATCCCGAATTCGAATCCTCCGCGGGCTCGGTGAGCCAGGTGCGGGGCTGCGCCACGCTCCTGGCCCGCTGGGCCAAGGGCACCGGCACGCCCCTGGTGCTGGTGGGCCACGTCACCAAGGACGGGAGCCTGGCCGGGCCCAAGGTGCTCGAGCACCTGGTGGACACGGTCCTCGCCTTCGAGGGGGACCGCCACCACCACCACCGCCTCCTGCGCGCCCTCAAGAACCGCTTCGGCGCCGCCTTCGAACTAGGCGTGTTCGCCATGACCGAGCGCGGCCTGGTGCCCGCCGAAGGCAATCCCTTCTGGCTGGACACCGAGCCCAGGCCGGGCTGCGCGGCCACCGTGGTGCTTTCCGGCACCCGCCCCGTGATCGTGGAGATCCAGGCCCTGGTGGCCGCCGCGGGCCTGGGCATTCCCCGGCGAACCGCCCTGGGCATCGACGGCCAGCGCCTCTCCATGCTCTGCGCCGTGGCCGAGCGCCGCGGCGGGGTGCAGCTCCACGACCGGGACGTGTACCTCAACGTGGCCGGGGGCCTGGAAGTGGAGGATCCCGCCGCGGACCTGGCCGTCATCGCCGCCCTCACCAGCAGCGCCACGGGCAGGGTGCTCCTTCCCCGCTGCCTGTTCCTGGGGGAGGTGGGCCTCACCGGCGAAGTGCGCCCCGTGTCCCAGCTGCCGCTGCGCCTCCAGGAGGGCGCGCGCCTGGGCTTCCAGGGCGCGGCGGTGCCCCGCACCGGGCTGGACGCCTCCCATTCCTCGCCCCTGGAGCTCTATCCCGAGCTGGGCATGGAGCGCCTGAAGGGCAAGCCCTGGCTGGCGGGGAGGACCGAGGAATAGGGTGCCCGAAGTCACGAACCGCGCCGGCGCGCCCGGGGTAGAATCCAGGGCACTGGGGGATATCCGATGCGATCCATGACCGCCTTTGCCGAGACCCTGCGCCCCCTGGAACGGGGCGCGCTGAGGCTCACGGTGCGCTCCGTGAACCACAAGGCCCTGGACATCTCCCTGCGCATCCACCCCTCCTTCTTCCCCCTGGAGGCCGGCATCCGGGCGCGGGTGAGGGAGGTGGCCCTGCGGGGCAAGGTGGACCTGGCGGTGGAGGTGCAGGACGAGCCCTCCCTGGAGCCCCAGATCAACCGCTCGCTCCTTCGCTCCATGGCCAAGACCTGGCAGGAGGACGCCGAGTGGCTGAACCTGCCCCCCCTCTCCGCCGAGGCGTTCTTCCGGCTGCCAGGGGCCTGGCTGCCCCCCTCCGCCGATCTGGCGGAGCGCCTGGAGGGGGCCATCCTGGAGGCCCTGGACACCCTCCTGAAGCTCTGGAACGAAGGGCGCGAGAAGGAAGGCGAACGCCTCCTGCCCGCCTTCCAGGACGGCGCCGCCCGCCTGGAAGCCCTCTGCGCCACCCTCCAGGCCGAGAGCGAGGCCCAGGCCAAGGAATTGCCCGAACTCTACCGCAGGCGCCTGGACCAGGTGCTGGAGGATGCCCGCCTTTCCGGCCAGCTGCCGGCGGAACGCATCATCGCCGAAGCGGGCGCCCTGGCGGTGCGGGAGGATGTGCGGGAAGAACTCGTCCGCCTGTCAGCGCACCTGGAGGATTTCCGGGAGCGCCTGCGCCGGGGCAACCTGGGCGGCAAGGCCCTGGACGTGTGGAGCCAGGAGGTCCTGCGGGAACTCAACACCTGCGGCTCCAAGTGCAAGCGCCTGGCCATGACCCGGGCGGTCATGGAGGCCAAGGGCGTCCTGGAGCAGATCCGGGAGCAGGGGGCGAACCTGGAATAGATGACCCAGGTTTCCGACTCACCCCGTCCCGGGGGCGCCGGAGGGCCTGAAAGTGATCCCTTCTTTCATCCCCTTCATCCTGTTCATCCGTTTTCATCCCTGTTCCTGCAGGGCCGGCGATGGGGTGGGGCGGCGCGCGGTTTATCTGCATGCGCCGACCCATCCCTGCTCTGGCCCTGCGGAAACGGGGATGAAAACAGATGAATGGGATGAAGGGGATGAGGCGTGGAACTCAGGCCGTTCCCGGCTGAGGAACTCGGGATGGGTGGGGTGGGTCGGACACGTGGGCTATAGGCCTTCGGGCACGTCCACGAGCAGGGGCTCCTCGATGCGCCCGAGGCGGCTCAGGTGCCGCAGGCGCTCCAGTTGGATCAGGGACAGCCGGGTGCCCGCCGGGATGAGGATCATGCCGTCCGGGTTCAGCACGTCGGCCATGAGGAGCATGCCGGGGGCCAGGCTCTCGATGTCCAGGAGGCGGTGGGTGGTCTCGGGCTCGGCGGTGGGGTCGGCGCCCAGCACCTGGCCCAGGGCGGCCAGCACCACGGGGTCGTAGGCGCCCTTGCGCAGCCGGAGCTGCTCGAAGACCACGCTGCGGCTGTGGCGCAGGCGCAGGCCCTCCACGAAGTCCGTGGCCACGCGCAGGATGCGGGATTCCAGGGGGAGCGCGTCCTCCCGGGTGCCGTCCATGGGGTAGCCCTCGCCGTCGAAGTCCTTGGCCGAGTACAGGATGATGCGGGAGACGGACTTGAGGCGGGGGATATTGGCCACCATGCGCGCGCCCACCTCGGGCACCGTGCGGAAGGCCTCCTGTTCCTGCACGGTGAGCCGCTCCCCCCGGGCCACCTTGGCCTGGACGTCCACGGGAATGGCCAGGCGGCCGATGGGTGCCAGCAGGGCGGCCAGGCCCAGGTCCCAGGGGTTGCGGATGCCCAGGCGCCCGGCCATCTTCATGGCGTACTCCCGCAGGAGCTGGCTCCGGCCGAAGACCTTGGCGTCGAAGACGGACAGGAGGTCCACCAGGGTCTGGACGCTCCCCGTGAGGGTCTGTTCCAGGAGGATCCGCTCCCCGGTCACCAGGTCGTACTGGCGGATGCCGGCCTCCAGCACCTCCGCGAGGCTCTCCTCGTCGCAGGGCTTGTTCAGGAAACGGAACACGTGGCCCTTGTTCACGGCCTCCATGGCCGTTTCCAGATCCGCCTGGCCGGTGAGCATGATGCGGGTGGTGTCGGGGGAGATGCGCTTGACCTCGGCGAGGAACTCCACGCCGTCCATGCCCGGCATGCGCATGTCGGCCACCACCGCCGCGAAGGGCAGGGAGGTGCGCATGAGCTCCAGGCCCTCGTCCCCGGAGGAGGCGGCGTGGAAGTCGAACCGCTTGCGGAAGGCCCGGCCGAAGGCCGCCGTGAGGTTGGGATCGTCGTCCACGAAGAGGATTCTGGCGAGCATGGGGGACTCCGGGGTCATTCGGGGAGCGGGGTGGTCAGGAAGGTCTTCCAGCGCCCGGGCCGTTCCGGGTCCCCGTGGGCGAGGATACGCTCGTCGGAGCGGCCGTCCTGGAACAGGTCCACGGCGCCCTCCTGGAAGCCGTCCGCGGCGTAGAGGGCCAGGCCCGCGGGGAAGCCCGCGGTGGGGAGCGTGGGGGCGTGGTGCTCCCGGATGTGCCGGCAGAATTCCTGGGGCAGGCCCCAGAGGCTCAGGAGCTGGGCGCCCACGTGGGGGTGGTCGGTGCCGTACAGCCGGCGCTCCGCGGCCACCAGGCCGGGGGCCTCGGCGATGCGCCCGTAGTCCGCCCCGGGATCCAGGGCCAGGATCACCCGGCCCATGTCGTGGAGGAGGCCCAGGGAATAGGCGTCCTCCAGCACCACCGGGCGCTGGCCCTCCCCGGCGGCGATGGACCGGGCGCCGGTGGCCACGGCCTGGGAGTGGCGCCACAGGGCGTTCATGTCCAGGCCGGCGGGCTTGAGGGCCTGGAGGGCCTCCATGGCGCCCCGCACCAGGACGACGGTCTTCACCGTCTCCAGGCCCAGCATGCTGATGGCCTGGCCCAGGTCCGTGACCCGGCGCTCCAGGGAGAAGTAGGCGGAATTGACCAGTTTCAGCAGCCTCGAGGCGATCCCGAGATCCGACTGCACCAGGGCCACCAGGGCGGGCAGGGGGGGATCCTCCTGGGCCAGCAGGCTCCGGATGCGGGCGTAGAGGCTGGGGAGGCTGGGAAGGCCCTTGAGCCCCGCCACGAAGCGGCGGGCCCGCTCGTCCAGGCCCCCGGACTCGTCCAGCACCAGCTCCTCCAGGACGCCCACCAGGATCTCCGGGTCCACGGGCTTGGCCAGGAAGCGGTGGAAGTGCCCCTCCGCGGCCTCCATGAGATCGACCCGGGGCTGGCCGGAGAGCACGACCCGCAGGGTGGAGGGGCTGGAGGCGCGCACGGCCCTGAGGAGCGCCGCCCCGTCCAGGCCGGGCATGAGGAGCTCGGTGACGACGATGTCGAAGGAGGCCCGCCCCAGGATGGCCAGGGCCTCCTCCCCCGACCCCGCCAGGGCCACGTGCCATCCGGGCCGCTCCACCCGCAGGGAGCGCCGGAAGGCCTCCAGGAGCATGGGCTCGTCATCCACCAGCAGGATCCGCATCAGGCCTCCCCGGGCAGTTGGATGACGAAGGTGGTCCCCGCGCCGGGTTCGGTCTCGAAGAAGATCTTCCCGCCGTGGAGGTTGACGATGTTCTGGTAGCAGATGGTCAGGCCCTGGCCGGTGCCCTTGCCGACGCCCTTGGTGGTGTAGAAGGGCTCGAAGACCCGGGCCTGGTGCTCGGGGGGGATGCCCGTCCCCGTGTCGCGCACCCGGATCTCGACGAGCTCCCCGGCGCGCCGGGTGGAGACGGTGATCTGGCCCATGCCGCCCCGGGCCTGGATGGCGTGGGCGGCGTTCACGATGAGGTTGAGGAAGGCCTGGCTCAGTTCGGCCGCGTGGCCCCGCACCGCGGGCAGCCCCTCCTCCAGGTCCAGATCCAGGGTCGCCACGTACTTCCATTCGTTGCGCGCGATGGTGGCGGCGCCCGCCGCCAGGCGGTTCACGTCCAGGATGGTGGGTTCCTTGGCGCCGGGATGGGTGAACTCCTTCATGGCCCGGACGATGCGGGCCACGCGCTGCACGCCGTCCAGGGACTCCTGGAGCACCTTGGGAAGCTCTCCCCGGAGGTACTCCAGGTCCGCGGCCTCCTCCGCCGCCCTGAGTCCGGGGTCCGGGGCCGCGGCCCCGCGGTACAGGTCGAGGAGCCCGGTGAGGCTCGCGAAGGACTTCTTCAGGAGGGTGAGGTTCATGTGCACGAACTGGATGGGCGTATTGATCTCGTGGGCGATGCCCGAAGCCAGCTGGCCCACGGATTCCAGCTTCTGGGCCTGGCGCAGGCTCACCTCCAGGGCGGCGCGCTCCTGTTCGGCCTGCCTGCGGTCCGTGACGTCCCGGGCCACCACCAGGCCCTGGGGGGGGCCGCTGCCGCCGAACCTCGCGGCCCGGGCCTCCAGCACGCGGTACGAGCCGTCCCTGTGCCGGAGCCGGAATTCCAGGACCGGGATGCTGCCCTGGGCGATGAGGCGATCCAGGGCCTCCAGGACGCCGGGGAGGTCGTCGGGGTGGACGGCCTCCTCCAGCGTGGGGAACCCTTCGCCGGGGCCGTAGCCCAGGATCCGCGCGTAGGAAGGGCTGGTGAAGGTCCGCCGGCCCCGGCCGTCCACGATGGCCAGGAGGTCCATCATGTTCTCCGAGATGGCCTGGAAGAGCTCCTCGCTCCGCCTGAGCCGGCGCTCCGTGGCCATGCGCTCCCGGGCGTACCTCGCCACCCGCAGGAGGGT is a genomic window containing:
- a CDS encoding HD domain-containing phosphohydrolase is translated as MLARILFVDDDPNLTAAFGRAFRKRFDFHAASSGDEGLELMRTSLPFAAVVADMRMPGMDGVEFLAEVKRISPDTTRIMLTGQADLETAMEAVNKGHVFRFLNKPCDEESLAEVLEAGIRQYDLVTGERILLEQTLTGSVQTLVDLLSVFDAKVFGRSQLLREYAMKMAGRLGIRNPWDLGLAALLAPIGRLAIPVDVQAKVARGERLTVQEQEAFRTVPEVGARMVANIPRLKSVSRIILYSAKDFDGEGYPMDGTREDALPLESRILRVATDFVEGLRLRHSRSVVFEQLRLRKGAYDPVVLAALGQVLGADPTAEPETTHRLLDIESLAPGMLLMADVLNPDGMILIPAGTRLSLIQLERLRHLSRLGRIEEPLLVDVPEGL
- a CDS encoding response regulator produces the protein MRILLVDDEPMLLEAFRRSLRVERPGWHVALAGSGEEALAILGRASFDIVVTELLMPGLDGAALLRAVRASSPSTLRVVLSGQPRVDLMEAAEGHFHRFLAKPVDPEILVGVLEELVLDESGGLDERARRFVAGLKGLPSLPSLYARIRSLLAQEDPPLPALVALVQSDLGIASRLLKLVNSAYFSLERRVTDLGQAISMLGLETVKTVVLVRGAMEALQALKPAGLDMNALWRHSQAVATGARSIAAGEGQRPVVLEDAYSLGLLHDMGRVILALDPGADYGRIAEAPGLVAAERRLYGTDHPHVGAQLLSLWGLPQEFCRHIREHHAPTLPTAGFPAGLALYAADGFQEGAVDLFQDGRSDERILAHGDPERPGRWKTFLTTPLPE
- a CDS encoding YicC family protein gives rise to the protein MRSMTAFAETLRPLERGALRLTVRSVNHKALDISLRIHPSFFPLEAGIRARVREVALRGKVDLAVEVQDEPSLEPQINRSLLRSMAKTWQEDAEWLNLPPLSAEAFFRLPGAWLPPSADLAERLEGAILEALDTLLKLWNEGREKEGERLLPAFQDGAARLEALCATLQAESEAQAKELPELYRRRLDQVLEDARLSGQLPAERIIAEAGALAVREDVREELVRLSAHLEDFRERLRRGNLGGKALDVWSQEVLRELNTCGSKCKRLAMTRAVMEAKGVLEQIREQGANLE
- a CDS encoding hybrid sensor histidine kinase/response regulator; this translates as MQESPASRILIVEDDRTWLAMVTRLFRNREPDCACLTATDLASALPLLATPGLDLVLLDLNLPDSHGLETLRRVRGANREASVVVMTADDDEGLAMETLRQGAQDCFVKGAGDGPTLLRVARYARERMATERRLRRSEELFQAISENMMDLLAIVDGRGRRTFTSPSYARILGYGPGEGFPTLEEAVHPDDLPGVLEALDRLIAQGSIPVLEFRLRHRDGSYRVLEARAARFGGSGPPQGLVVARDVTDRRQAEQERAALEVSLRQAQKLESVGQLASGIAHEINTPIQFVHMNLTLLKKSFASLTGLLDLYRGAAAPDPGLRAAEEAADLEYLRGELPKVLQESLDGVQRVARIVRAMKEFTHPGAKEPTILDVNRLAAGAATIARNEWKYVATLDLDLEEGLPAVRGHAAELSQAFLNLIVNAAHAIQARGGMGQITVSTRRAGELVEIRVRDTGTGIPPEHQARVFEPFYTTKGVGKGTGQGLTICYQNIVNLHGGKIFFETEPGAGTTFVIQLPGEA